Proteins co-encoded in one Flavobacterium fluviale genomic window:
- the gldD gene encoding gliding motility lipoprotein GldD: protein MPNRILSITAILLTLTVLSCKNDVLPKPASFLRLDYPEAKYVNFENNCPFAFQMNEDAVIKGEKDCGFAITYPKMKATIYLTYKPVNGNINKLLRDAQKLTYEHVIKADDILEQPYINPQKKVYGMFYQVDGNAATNSQFYVTDSTKHFLIGSVYFYAKPNFDSIMPAASYVKNDMQRLMETLKWK from the coding sequence ATGCCTAATAGAATACTTTCAATAACTGCAATTTTGCTTACACTAACGGTTTTAAGCTGTAAAAACGATGTTTTGCCAAAACCAGCTAGTTTCTTGCGATTAGATTATCCAGAAGCAAAATACGTGAATTTTGAGAACAACTGTCCGTTTGCTTTTCAAATGAATGAAGACGCCGTTATAAAAGGTGAAAAAGATTGCGGTTTTGCGATTACTTATCCAAAAATGAAAGCGACAATTTATTTGACATACAAGCCTGTAAATGGAAATATTAATAAGCTGTTACGTGACGCTCAAAAACTGACATACGAACACGTAATTAAAGCCGACGATATTTTAGAACAGCCTTATATAAATCCACAAAAGAAGGTTTATGGAATGTTTTACCAAGTAGATGGAAATGCAGCTACTAATTCGCAATTCTACGTTACAGACAGCACCAAACACTTTTTAATAGGTTCTGTTTATTTTTATGCAAAACCAAATTTTGACTCAATTATGCCTGCGGCGAGTTATGTTAAAAACGACATGCAGCGTTTGATGGAAACATTGAAGTGGAAATAG
- a CDS encoding heavy-metal-associated domain-containing protein, with translation MKISKILIAATIAGLALVGCKKEEDKSLQVVNAEKSAPKEHKAIAAENLQTASFKIDGMTCAVGCAKTIEEELANLDGVDKASVDFDKKTATVSFDKTIQNPESLTKVVQETGDGKTYKVSNFKS, from the coding sequence ATGAAAATTTCAAAAATTTTAATCGCCGCAACAATTGCTGGTTTAGCATTAGTCGGCTGTAAAAAAGAAGAAGATAAAAGTCTTCAAGTTGTAAACGCTGAAAAAAGCGCTCCAAAAGAACATAAAGCAATTGCTGCTGAAAACCTTCAAACAGCAAGTTTTAAAATTGACGGAATGACTTGTGCTGTTGGATGTGCTAAAACTATCGAAGAAGAATTAGCAAATCTTGATGGAGTTGACAAAGCTTCTGTAGATTTCGATAAAAAAACAGCAACAGTAAGTTTTGATAAAACAATTCAAAATCCTGAATCTTTGACGAAAGTTGTTCAAGAAACTGGAGACGGAAAAACATATAAAGTTTCGAATTTTAAGTCTTAA